Proteins from a genomic interval of Corallincola holothuriorum:
- a CDS encoding lipoprotein intramolecular transacylase Lit: MALVSRLRTIVLALSLFYATFYPALASVIYTPTSYQTACHFHGRCLARGVEWLDQRIDELVEYWRHDRYRLPRNWTIKERQHLKEVRAMYDQLVWGLPIALILLLAFANQKQMLAAARFNTLFVVSLLLLIPVFNPFWKEVFHPLLFDNLMWKNNRADTSWYFMPKTFFRVSTIYIICATTFVNLIIWQWLRISSRRRTE; this comes from the coding sequence ATGGCATTAGTAAGCAGACTAAGAACCATCGTATTGGCGCTCAGCCTGTTTTACGCGACCTTCTATCCCGCACTCGCATCAGTGATCTATACCCCTACCAGCTACCAAACCGCCTGCCATTTTCACGGGCGCTGCCTCGCCAGAGGAGTCGAATGGTTAGATCAGCGCATTGATGAGTTAGTGGAATATTGGCGTCATGATCGTTATCGATTACCGAGAAACTGGACCATTAAAGAACGACAACACCTAAAAGAAGTTAGAGCGATGTACGATCAATTGGTGTGGGGATTACCAATCGCGTTGATCCTGCTACTCGCCTTCGCCAACCAGAAGCAGATGTTAGCCGCCGCACGCTTTAATACGCTGTTTGTCGTGTCATTACTGCTGCTGATCCCAGTGTTTAACCCGTTCTGGAAAGAGGTTTTTCATCCGTTACTGTTTGATAACCTGATGTGGAAAAACAACCGTGCCGACACCTCCTGGTACTTTATGCCGAAGACCTTCTTTCGCGTCAGTACCATCTACATCATCTGCGCAACAACATTCGTAAACCTGATCATATGGCAGTGGTTACGAATCTCCTCTCGCCGGAGAACAGAATAA
- a CDS encoding SO_0444 family Cu/Zn efflux transporter produces the protein MLAFSNSLMDIFIESAPWLLLGFFVAGLIKSFVPADFMSRHLGGRGIWATVKAAVIGAPLPLCSCGVVPAALGLRRSGASKNSTVSFLVATPETGVDSIAVTYALLGPVMAIVRPIAAIFSGILSGVLVGKAEASDGSLAASADAEKATSSCCSSQGSCSSEKPRATEKVSVYQRLVAGVGFSFHDMLKDIAFWLLIGLAFAAAVQTWVPASFLAQWGSGFLAFVVMALIGVPMYICATASTPIAAGLLLAGVSPGAVLVFMMVGPATNLGTLAIVGKELGKRALVAYLGGVVIASFMFGYLLNIVVVAQGWDIAGKAHEHMASEGMISQLSALLLGAAILRLVVIEMKARFFTSNRKQSCCHTEQ, from the coding sequence ATGTTAGCTTTTTCCAATAGTTTGATGGACATTTTTATTGAGTCAGCGCCCTGGCTATTGCTTGGCTTTTTTGTGGCCGGTTTGATAAAGAGTTTTGTGCCAGCAGATTTTATGAGCCGTCATTTAGGTGGACGGGGGATTTGGGCCACGGTTAAGGCGGCGGTGATTGGCGCACCTTTGCCTCTTTGTTCTTGTGGCGTGGTGCCTGCCGCGCTAGGGTTACGCCGCAGTGGCGCTTCGAAAAACTCGACGGTTTCATTTTTAGTCGCGACGCCCGAGACTGGTGTAGATTCTATTGCCGTAACTTATGCATTGCTTGGTCCGGTGATGGCGATCGTGCGTCCGATTGCTGCTATTTTCAGCGGTATTTTGTCCGGTGTCTTAGTGGGTAAAGCGGAAGCCTCTGATGGCAGTCTTGCTGCATCAGCTGATGCGGAGAAGGCAACATCCAGCTGTTGTAGTTCCCAGGGCAGTTGCAGCAGTGAGAAGCCGCGAGCTACCGAGAAGGTTTCTGTTTATCAGCGCTTGGTCGCCGGTGTTGGATTCTCTTTTCACGATATGCTCAAAGATATCGCTTTCTGGTTATTGATTGGTCTAGCTTTTGCGGCTGCTGTACAGACATGGGTACCGGCTAGTTTTCTGGCTCAGTGGGGTAGTGGATTTCTCGCTTTTGTAGTGATGGCGCTCATCGGCGTGCCTATGTATATCTGTGCCACAGCATCCACTCCGATCGCTGCAGGATTATTGCTGGCTGGGGTGTCACCTGGTGCTGTCTTGGTGTTTATGATGGTGGGACCCGCAACCAATTTGGGCACCTTAGCGATTGTCGGCAAAGAGTTAGGTAAGCGTGCTTTAGTGGCTTACCTGGGCGGCGTTGTGATCGCTAGTTTTATGTTTGGTTATCTGCTCAATATTGTGGTTGTGGCGCAAGGTTGGGATATTGCCGGTAAAGCGCATGAACATATGGCGTCAGAAGGTATGATTAGCCAATTATCTGCATTGTTGTTGGGGGCAGCCATCTTACGGCTGGTGGTTATTGAGATGAAAGCGCGTTTTTTTACGAGTAATCGAAAACAGAGCTGTTGCCATACTGAGCAGTAG
- a CDS encoding hydroxymethylglutaryl-CoA lyase yields the protein MNDHVTLMEVGPRDGLQGEKVLPVATRLALIKQLLAAGCRHIEVGSFVNPKRVPQMADTAELFPLLPSNTPARFSALAANSRGLEQALTANADAIALFTATSDTFCQRNIGMDSAQSVQQFRELAAHAQTSGLPVRGYVSTTIACPYEGKTAPAKVAKLAYELHRAGCYEVSLGDTIGVGTPRQVKAMLQAVLSELPASAVAVHFHDTYGQALANVCCALELGIRTVDASVAGLGGCPYAPGASGNLASEDLIYLLNGLGMNSGVDLPLLVAAGEFISQQLDKPACSKVNQAMRVSVKQTHSDAKL from the coding sequence ATGAACGACCATGTGACGTTAATGGAAGTGGGCCCACGTGACGGCTTGCAAGGTGAGAAGGTACTGCCGGTGGCAACACGATTAGCGCTAATAAAACAGCTCTTAGCTGCTGGGTGCCGCCATATTGAAGTGGGCAGCTTTGTAAATCCTAAGCGCGTACCGCAAATGGCCGATACGGCAGAGCTATTTCCCCTACTCCCATCAAATACTCCCGCACGTTTTTCCGCCCTGGCCGCCAACAGCCGTGGTTTAGAGCAAGCACTGACAGCCAACGCCGACGCCATCGCTCTGTTTACCGCTACCAGCGACACCTTTTGTCAGCGCAACATCGGCATGGACAGCGCACAAAGTGTGCAGCAGTTTCGTGAGCTAGCCGCCCATGCGCAAACATCCGGTCTGCCGGTTAGAGGCTATGTGTCAACAACCATCGCCTGCCCCTATGAAGGAAAAACCGCTCCGGCCAAGGTAGCAAAACTTGCATATGAACTGCATCGCGCCGGTTGCTATGAAGTGTCCCTCGGCGACACCATCGGCGTGGGCACACCGAGGCAGGTAAAGGCGATGCTACAAGCAGTCCTGAGTGAACTTCCCGCCAGTGCAGTAGCGGTGCATTTCCACGACACCTATGGTCAGGCATTGGCGAACGTCTGTTGTGCCCTTGAACTAGGTATTCGCACGGTCGATGCGTCAGTCGCAGGGCTGGGTGGCTGCCCCTACGCACCAGGGGCTTCGGGTAACTTGGCTAGCGAAGATCTGATTTATCTGCTCAATGGATTGGGCATGAACAGCGGAGTGGATCTACCCTTGCTAGTAGCCGCGGGCGAATTCATTTCCCAGCAGCTAGATAAACCTGCGTGCTCCAAGGTCAACCAAGCAATGCGTGTCAGTGTGAAACAGACACACAGTGATGCAAAACTGTAA
- the zntR gene encoding Zn(2+)-responsive transcriptional regulator — protein MYKIGELSRLTGVSNDTLRYYEKMELILPADRTAAGYRLYEPAALERLRFIQRAKMVGFTLDGIKELLSLRLDKAHHSCGEVKQMTENKLQEIEQKLTELKRIRGALRVMNDACCGGDESAEHCTILQALETGEPVKMEAPC, from the coding sequence ATGTATAAGATTGGCGAGCTCTCCCGACTAACGGGCGTGAGCAATGACACGTTACGTTATTACGAGAAGATGGAATTGATCCTGCCAGCCGATCGTACTGCAGCAGGTTACCGCCTCTATGAGCCTGCAGCCTTGGAGCGCCTGCGGTTCATTCAGCGAGCTAAAATGGTAGGTTTTACCTTGGACGGGATTAAAGAGCTACTGTCACTGCGTCTAGATAAGGCACATCACTCTTGTGGCGAAGTGAAGCAGATGACAGAGAATAAGCTGCAAGAGATCGAACAAAAACTTACGGAACTTAAACGGATACGAGGGGCATTGCGCGTGATGAATGACGCATGTTGTGGCGGCGATGAGTCGGCAGAACATTGCACTATATTGCAAGCCCTTGAAACGGGAGAACCAGTGAAAATGGAGGCGCCATGTTAG
- a CDS encoding acetoacetate--CoA ligase — protein sequence MNKHSQTSMPSPVWAPSDERVKNSAMDKFRRWINTQYHLALENYQQLHRWSIEEPERFWQSIWIFTEVKGEMGVGPYLLNAERMPGAQWFPNATLNYAENLLYPEGFECFNDHEREQMSDKAALICFSDDGIEGIRKEVTYQVLRRRVAKLQRALEESGVGAGDVVAGYLPNCFQTVIAMLATSSLGAVWTSCSPDFGVKGVLDRFSQTKPKVLFTVDGYQYGGKEIDMRDKSAAVADALPSLSAVVQVNFLHPDATLPVVHKQSNVTYFQVYMDNDAITPTFHPCAFDDPLYVLYSSGTTGTPKCIVHGIGGTLLQHRKEHLLHCDITQNDVLFFFTTCGWMMWNWLASGLASGATIVLFDGNPLDREDKLWRIAEQEKISALGTSAKYLSALEQSGFKPAVQCQLSELKLIMSTGSPLSPSSYDFVYQDIAEDLCLASISGGTDIVSCFALGNPTLPVWRGELQSLGLGMDVAVYDSEGRAVFGEKGELVCCHPFPCMPLGFWDDNTNDIPHGHKYHRAYFERFCNVWAHGDYAEITPNNGLVIHGRADAVLNPGGVRIGTAEIYRQVERLDDVVESLAIGQPWEDDQRVILFVVLKTGSVLTELLQQKIRRQIRDNTTPRHVPAKIIAVPELPRTISGKLVELAVKQVVMNETVTNTDALANPEALLLFKDLPELQT from the coding sequence ATGAATAAACACTCTCAGACATCCATGCCCTCCCCGGTATGGGCACCGTCGGACGAACGAGTTAAAAACTCGGCGATGGATAAGTTTCGTCGCTGGATTAACACTCAATATCATTTGGCACTAGAGAACTACCAGCAACTGCACCGCTGGAGTATTGAAGAGCCAGAGCGGTTTTGGCAGTCGATCTGGATCTTTACTGAGGTCAAGGGAGAGATGGGCGTGGGCCCCTATCTACTTAACGCGGAGCGGATGCCAGGCGCACAATGGTTTCCCAATGCCACTCTCAACTACGCTGAAAACCTCCTCTATCCCGAAGGCTTTGAGTGCTTCAACGACCATGAACGCGAGCAAATGAGCGACAAAGCAGCACTGATCTGTTTTAGTGATGATGGCATAGAGGGGATCAGGAAAGAGGTCACTTATCAGGTACTGCGACGCCGTGTTGCCAAGCTGCAACGTGCCCTAGAAGAGAGCGGGGTCGGTGCCGGCGATGTGGTCGCGGGCTACCTGCCTAACTGCTTCCAAACCGTGATAGCGATGCTAGCAACCTCGTCATTGGGTGCCGTATGGACCAGCTGTTCACCAGATTTCGGCGTAAAGGGCGTTCTGGATCGTTTCAGCCAGACCAAACCCAAAGTGCTGTTTACCGTTGATGGTTATCAATACGGTGGCAAAGAGATCGATATGCGTGACAAGTCGGCCGCTGTAGCCGATGCATTGCCATCGTTAAGCGCCGTGGTACAAGTTAATTTCCTCCATCCAGACGCAACGCTACCGGTGGTGCATAAACAGAGTAACGTGACCTATTTCCAGGTGTACATGGACAATGACGCCATAACGCCGACGTTTCACCCCTGCGCCTTCGATGATCCGCTATATGTCCTCTATAGCTCTGGCACCACAGGTACGCCGAAATGCATTGTCCACGGTATTGGCGGCACCTTACTGCAGCATCGCAAAGAGCATCTGTTACACTGCGACATCACTCAGAATGACGTGTTGTTTTTCTTTACCACATGCGGTTGGATGATGTGGAACTGGCTTGCTTCTGGGTTAGCCAGTGGCGCAACGATTGTATTGTTTGATGGCAATCCTTTAGATCGTGAAGACAAACTGTGGCGTATCGCTGAGCAGGAAAAGATCTCAGCACTTGGTACCAGTGCCAAGTACCTTTCAGCATTGGAACAATCGGGTTTTAAACCCGCGGTTCAGTGCCAACTCTCCGAGCTAAAGCTGATCATGAGTACCGGCTCTCCGTTATCACCCTCAAGCTATGACTTTGTCTATCAAGACATTGCTGAAGACCTCTGCCTGGCATCGATATCTGGCGGTACGGATATTGTTTCCTGCTTTGCCTTAGGCAACCCCACCCTGCCCGTATGGCGCGGTGAATTGCAAAGCCTAGGATTGGGCATGGATGTCGCGGTATACGATAGCGAAGGTCGTGCGGTGTTTGGCGAAAAAGGGGAACTGGTGTGTTGTCACCCCTTCCCCTGTATGCCGTTAGGGTTTTGGGATGATAATACCAACGACATACCCCATGGCCATAAGTATCACCGCGCCTATTTCGAGCGCTTCTGCAATGTATGGGCTCATGGCGATTATGCTGAGATAACGCCAAATAACGGTCTGGTGATCCATGGCCGTGCCGATGCCGTGTTGAACCCCGGCGGTGTAAGGATTGGCACTGCCGAGATCTATCGACAAGTGGAACGATTAGATGACGTAGTTGAAAGTCTCGCCATTGGCCAGCCGTGGGAAGATGATCAACGTGTGATCCTGTTTGTGGTACTGAAAACTGGTTCAGTACTGACAGAACTGCTGCAGCAAAAAATACGTCGGCAGATCCGAGACAACACCACTCCAAGGCATGTTCCCGCCAAAATCATTGCTGTCCCCGAATTACCCCGCACCATCAGCGGCAAACTGGTAGAGCTCGCAGTCAAACAGGTGGTGATGAACGAAACTGTCACCAACACAGATGCCTTGGCAAATCCCGAGGCCCTCCTTTTGTTTAAAGACCTGCCTGAACTGCAAACTTAA
- a CDS encoding VOC family protein, which yields MIKLEHIAIWTRDLEGLKTFYVDYFEATASQKYTNEAKGFSSYFLAFDGEARIELMQNKSIPDCTNDPYQQATGLTHMAISVGSEYAVDNLTERLKADGYEVLDGPRRTGDGYYESVVLDPENNRIEITA from the coding sequence ATGATAAAGCTAGAGCACATTGCCATCTGGACTAGAGATCTGGAGGGATTAAAAACCTTTTACGTTGACTACTTCGAAGCCACAGCCAGCCAAAAATATACCAATGAAGCAAAAGGCTTTAGCTCCTATTTTCTCGCCTTTGATGGTGAGGCTCGTATCGAACTGATGCAAAACAAAAGTATTCCCGACTGCACCAACGATCCTTATCAACAGGCAACGGGTCTTACTCATATGGCGATATCCGTTGGCTCTGAATATGCAGTAGACAACCTGACCGAGCGCCTGAAAGCTGATGGCTACGAGGTACTGGATGGCCCCCGCCGCACTGGCGATGGTTACTACGAAAGCGTAGTGTTAGATCCAGAAAACAATCGGATTGAGATAACGGCTTAG
- a CDS encoding iron-containing alcohol dehydrogenase, translating to MQFSYVNPTQIQFGQGQIASISGLIPKQQKVLVIYGGGSIKSNGVYEQVGAALEGYDWLEFSGVEANPTAETLNKAVAIVKEQGVDYILAVGGGSVIDGSKYVAAAALYEGDGWDILEGKHQVTEAVPLAAILTLPATGSESNMGAVITKAATQTKLAFLAPAVQPKFAVMDPDVMKTLPERQLANGIVDAWVHTCEQYLTFPADAMVQDGYAEALLKNLRVLASQFADRDNDSWRANLMWTANQALNGLIGAGVAQDWATHMIGHELTALYGVDHARSLAIVQPSLLRNQMADKKAKLEQMGRNVFGLDAGDDLAERTVQAIEAFYHSLDVPTQLTEHGADKAAAISSIVGNLESHGMTALGEHQKISLEQSRELLEQAVA from the coding sequence ATGCAATTTTCTTATGTTAATCCAACACAGATCCAGTTCGGTCAGGGTCAGATTGCTTCTATTAGTGGATTGATCCCGAAACAGCAGAAAGTGCTGGTGATTTATGGTGGTGGCTCAATTAAGAGCAACGGCGTTTATGAGCAAGTGGGCGCGGCATTAGAAGGGTATGACTGGCTAGAATTTTCTGGGGTTGAAGCCAACCCAACGGCGGAGACACTGAATAAAGCAGTGGCTATCGTGAAGGAGCAGGGCGTTGACTATATTCTCGCTGTCGGCGGTGGCTCGGTGATAGATGGCTCTAAATATGTCGCCGCAGCGGCGTTATATGAAGGCGACGGTTGGGACATCCTTGAGGGTAAGCATCAGGTGACAGAGGCTGTACCATTGGCGGCGATCTTAACCTTGCCAGCGACAGGCTCAGAATCAAATATGGGCGCCGTGATCACTAAAGCCGCGACGCAAACCAAACTGGCCTTTTTGGCACCTGCGGTACAACCCAAGTTTGCCGTAATGGACCCTGATGTAATGAAGACATTGCCTGAGCGCCAATTGGCTAACGGTATCGTTGATGCGTGGGTGCATACTTGTGAGCAGTATTTGACCTTTCCGGCAGATGCGATGGTGCAGGATGGTTACGCAGAAGCCTTATTAAAGAATCTGAGGGTGTTAGCCTCGCAATTTGCCGATCGTGATAACGATAGCTGGCGTGCAAATTTGATGTGGACTGCTAACCAAGCGCTGAATGGCTTGATTGGTGCCGGTGTGGCACAGGATTGGGCGACGCACATGATAGGTCACGAGTTGACCGCTTTGTATGGCGTTGATCATGCTCGTTCGCTGGCGATTGTGCAGCCATCTTTGTTACGTAACCAGATGGCCGATAAAAAGGCCAAGCTGGAGCAGATGGGGCGTAATGTGTTCGGTTTGGATGCTGGTGATGACTTGGCAGAGCGGACCGTGCAAGCGATAGAAGCCTTCTATCACAGCTTAGATGTGCCAACCCAGCTGACCGAGCATGGCGCGGATAAAGCCGCCGCCATCAGCAGCATTGTTGGTAACCTGGAAAGCCACGGTATGACTGCACTGGGCGAACATCAGAAAATCAGCCTTGAACAGAGCCGTGAATTATTGGAGCAAGCGGTCGCGTAG
- a CDS encoding DUF7151 family protein has product MYIKSPLIVVSALSCLLTACGGGGSDSGSTDIVTRSVFTETSELQTGSDTCPNGGINIDLGLDNNGNGVLDADEVTETRFVCHGADGSDGADGSDGADGSDGADGSDGADGKLALLNITLEPAGSHCENGGLLIEAGLDSDSNGELAAEEITSSEYVCNGLNGSDGADGSDGADGSDGADGSGGSDGSDGADGSDGSNGENANDLLAISDETLAESDSTLTFTVTMNEAQAVDKTFTYGTVNVTATSGSDYQATAGKLTFLAGETTKTIDVSLMDDSTYECDEYFLLQLSGGTTVSAFGIIAQDTDTNEVNFTDTVAYVNENAGTAALEIQLEQPACEALSLPLNLSSSDATEDDDYVASPAVFAKGATAGTVNVTIVDDTEAEVRETVNIAIVDQGNFVAGSNDALDLAIMPVAATLNNGGYYATCVSSQDGLTKCFGYGDNYNLFHDDPSEFGYEDSEMGENLPVSQLGSIPPLQVEVGEYLSCILTTAYEVKCVASATDVGADTATYGTNLGDVASELGDSMFTLALGDDFTPAMIGVGNSHACALSDTGKVKCWGGGDYGRLGYESTDDIGDADGAEMGNALLTIDLGTDIVVEQLAVGYFHNCALITGGLVKCWGRNQYGELGLGDDSNRGDGLDDSDNPLPGGSYEMGDDLPYVQLGTGRTAKKLFAGYRKTCAILDNDELKCWGLNTSGALGQGDTEHRGDNSNEMGDNLLPIQLGTGLYAVDVALNFTNICALLNNDEVKCWGDGSYIADGRGSDYDLGDGLDETAAPLADPLSEMGDGLAAIDFGDGLVAQEIVGEGTQMCVLLSDHTVKCWGDGEYAVLGIPAFYDEYLGDDPGETGNDLPTVSLY; this is encoded by the coding sequence ATGTATATTAAATCACCCCTGATCGTGGTCAGCGCCCTGAGCTGCCTACTTACCGCCTGTGGCGGTGGTGGCTCAGACTCTGGCTCAACAGACATCGTCACACGCTCGGTATTCACCGAAACGTCCGAACTTCAAACCGGTAGCGATACCTGCCCAAATGGTGGCATTAATATCGACCTGGGACTAGATAACAACGGTAACGGCGTACTCGATGCGGACGAAGTAACCGAAACACGTTTCGTCTGTCACGGCGCCGATGGTAGCGACGGTGCTGACGGAAGTGACGGTGCTGATGGCAGCGACGGCGCTGACGGAAGTGATGGTGCCGATGGTAAGCTCGCGCTGCTAAACATCACGCTTGAACCCGCTGGCAGCCATTGTGAAAACGGTGGTCTATTGATTGAAGCCGGATTAGACAGTGATTCGAATGGCGAATTAGCGGCTGAAGAGATCACCTCCAGTGAATATGTCTGCAACGGCTTAAACGGAAGCGACGGTGCCGATGGTAGTGACGGCGCTGACGGAAGCGACGGTGCTGATGGTAGCGGCGGCTCAGACGGAAGTGACGGTGCTGATGGTAGCGACGGCTCAAACGGTGAAAATGCCAATGATCTGCTTGCCATATCTGATGAGACACTCGCCGAGTCTGACAGCACATTAACCTTTACTGTGACGATGAATGAAGCACAGGCCGTAGATAAAACATTTACCTACGGTACAGTCAATGTCACGGCAACCAGTGGCAGTGACTACCAAGCCACGGCAGGTAAACTCACCTTCTTAGCTGGTGAAACAACCAAGACCATTGATGTCAGCCTGATGGATGACAGCACCTATGAATGCGACGAGTACTTTTTGCTGCAGCTCAGTGGTGGCACCACCGTTTCAGCTTTTGGCATCATCGCGCAAGACACCGACACCAATGAGGTAAACTTCACCGATACTGTCGCCTACGTTAATGAAAACGCAGGTACTGCCGCACTCGAGATTCAACTCGAACAGCCGGCCTGTGAAGCGCTGAGCCTACCACTCAATTTAAGTAGCAGTGATGCGACCGAAGACGATGACTATGTGGCCAGTCCTGCGGTTTTTGCCAAAGGCGCAACGGCCGGGACGGTCAATGTTACCATCGTAGACGACACCGAAGCTGAAGTCAGAGAAACGGTAAACATCGCCATCGTTGACCAGGGGAACTTCGTTGCAGGTTCGAATGATGCTTTGGATTTAGCGATCATGCCTGTCGCCGCCACCCTGAATAACGGCGGCTATTACGCAACCTGCGTATCATCGCAGGATGGCCTGACTAAGTGTTTTGGTTACGGGGATAACTACAACCTGTTCCATGATGATCCCAGCGAATTTGGTTATGAAGACAGTGAGATGGGCGAGAACCTACCTGTCTCACAACTAGGCAGTATCCCGCCACTGCAAGTCGAAGTTGGCGAATACCTTTCATGCATTTTAACCACCGCTTATGAAGTGAAATGCGTTGCTAGCGCGACAGACGTCGGTGCAGACACCGCAACTTATGGCACCAACTTAGGGGATGTGGCATCCGAACTCGGTGATTCCATGTTCACGTTGGCTTTAGGTGATGACTTTACCCCAGCAATGATAGGTGTCGGCAACAGCCACGCATGTGCTCTATCTGATACTGGCAAGGTAAAATGCTGGGGCGGCGGAGATTACGGGCGCCTTGGGTATGAAAGCACAGATGACATTGGTGATGCCGACGGCGCAGAAATGGGCAATGCGCTGCTTACCATCGACCTCGGTACAGACATAGTTGTTGAGCAGCTGGCAGTGGGCTATTTCCACAACTGTGCCCTTATCACCGGCGGACTAGTTAAATGCTGGGGACGAAACCAATATGGCGAATTAGGTTTAGGTGACGATAGCAACCGGGGTGATGGCCTGGATGATAGTGACAACCCATTGCCTGGTGGCAGCTATGAAATGGGCGATGATCTGCCCTATGTTCAATTGGGTACTGGCCGCACAGCCAAAAAGCTTTTCGCAGGCTATCGTAAAACCTGTGCCATTCTCGACAATGATGAACTTAAATGCTGGGGCCTCAATACATCAGGAGCACTAGGACAAGGCGATACCGAACATCGCGGTGACAATAGCAATGAAATGGGTGACAACTTGCTGCCAATCCAACTTGGCACGGGCCTATATGCCGTCGATGTTGCGCTCAACTTCACCAACATTTGCGCCCTGTTAAACAACGATGAAGTAAAGTGTTGGGGGGATGGCTCATATATCGCCGATGGACGTGGCAGTGACTACGATTTAGGTGATGGCCTAGACGAGACAGCAGCGCCGTTGGCAGATCCACTCAGTGAAATGGGTGATGGTTTGGCTGCCATCGACTTTGGTGATGGTTTAGTCGCTCAAGAAATTGTCGGCGAAGGGACTCAAATGTGTGTGTTGCTCAGCGACCATACGGTTAAATGTTGGGGGGATGGCGAATACGCAGTACTCGGTATTCCAGCCTTCTACGACGAATACTTAGGCGACGATCCTGGCGAAACAGGTAACGACCTGCCAACTGTCAGCCTTTATTAG